In Apostichopus japonicus isolate 1M-3 chromosome 5, ASM3797524v1, whole genome shotgun sequence, a single window of DNA contains:
- the LOC139968079 gene encoding small integral membrane protein 19-like — translation MAKENNGLPPEVHIDHWNEATNIYMVVVCVSLWFLYYFKRNGGRIVRILTRRNEVVAPEIDNAILQEEMKKVRLRQQLEHYYKARKWDQALQEQRIEME, via the exons ATGGCTAAGGAAAATAATGGCCTACCACCAGAGGTACACATCGATCACTGGAATGAAGCTACAAATATCTACATGGTGGTTGTTTGTGTATCTCTTTGGTTTCTTTACTATTTCAAGAG AAACGGAGGAAGGATTGTCCGAATTTTGACTCGTCGGAACGAAGTGGTAGCACCAGAAATTGATAATGCTATTCTTCaagaagaaatgaagaaagTGAGATTGAGGCAACAGTTGGAGCATTATTACAAAG CTCGCAAGTGGGATCAGGCCCTACAAGAGCAGAGAATCGAAATGGAATGA